In Gopherus flavomarginatus isolate rGopFla2 chromosome 1, rGopFla2.mat.asm, whole genome shotgun sequence, a single genomic region encodes these proteins:
- the BTG1 gene encoding protein BTG1, translating to MHPALYTRASMIREIAAAVGFISKFLRTKGLMNERQLQTFSQSLQELLAEHYKHHWFPEKPCKGSGYRCIRINHKMDPLIGQAAQRIGLRSQELFRLLPSELTLWVDPYEVSYRIGEDGSICVLYEAAPAGGSQNNTNMQMVDSRISCKEELLLGRTSPSKNYNMMTVSG from the exons ATGCATCCCGCCCTGTACACCCGGGCCAGCATGATACGCGAGATCGCCGCGGCCGTGGGCTTCATCTCCAAGTTCCTGCGCACCAAGGGGCTGATGAACGAGCGGCAGCTGCAGACTTTCAGCCAGAGCCTCCAGGAGCTGCTGGCAG AGCATTATAAACATCACTGGTTCCCAGAAAAGCCTTGCAAGGGATCAGGTTACCGTTGTATCCGGATCAACCATAAAATGGATCCTCTGATTGGACAAGCAGCACAACGGATTGGACTGAGAAGTCAGGAACTGTTTCGGCTTCTTCCAAGTGAACTCACTCTATGGGTTGACCCCTATGAAGTCTCCTATCGTATTGGAGAGGATGGCTCGATCTGTGTGCTGTATGAAGCTGCACCAGCAGGAGGTAGCCAAAATAACACCAACATGCAAATGGTAGACAGCAGAATAAGCTGTAAGGAGGAACTTCTCTTGGGCAGAACAAGCCCTTCCAAAAACTACAATATGATGACTGTATCAGGTTAA